Genomic DNA from Brenneria izadpanahii:
CTCTTCCGCCTCGTCAAGCAGCCGCGTCACCGCCGCCGAATCCGCCGCGGCAACCGCCGGCAGCCCCAAAAGCAGCGCGAAGATAAGCGCGAAACTTCCCCGCCTCATACCGCAACATAAGTAAACGCCGTACCGCTTCTTCATAGGCAAAATCCTCAAGGTATTAATACGGACATTAAAGATAACGGCGGGTGAAGGTCAAGATGCGTCCCGATGGGAAAAGATGCCTTGCCGCCATCCGCTGCCCGGCGGCAAGGCAAGCCGACTTAGCTTAAATCGACATTTTTGCTGCCGAAGAACCAGGTGAAAATAAAACCGGCGGCGTAAGACACCAGCAGCCCGGCGATATACACCAGAATACCGGCATAAATGCCCTGCCCAGACGTCATCAGCGGAATAGAGACGATGCCGGAAGGACCAAAGACGGTATTCAGCCCGATCGGCAATCCCAGATAGGCCACCAGTCCGATGAAAAATCCGCCGGCTGCGCCGCCCAAACAGGCGGTGATAAACGGTTTTAGCCGGGGCAGCGTGACCCCGTAAATCAATGGCTCGCCGATGCCGAGGATCCCAGGGATGATCGCCCCCTTGATCTGGGTGCGCAATACGGAGCCGGTTTTCGCTCTGACAAACAGCGCGATTGACGCGCCAACCTGTCCCCCGCCGGCCATGGCCAGAATTGGAAACAGCGAGTTAAATCCCTGGGCGTCCATCAGGGCGAAATAGACCGGAACAAACCCCTGATGAATGCCGAACATCACCGCAATGAGGAATAGCCCCGCCAGAACCGCGCTGCCAATCGGATTGCCATTCAGATTCAGGAACAGCCACGACATGCCTTTGAACAGTTCGCCCCCAAGCGGCATGATCACCACGAACGTCACCGCGCCCATAATCAACAGCGTAATGACCGACGTCAGGATCATATCCAGATTGTCGGGCATGAATTTCCGCACCATCCGCTCGACCCAGGCGCCCATAATCGTGGCGATCAGCACGCCGATAATGCTGCCTCTGGGATCGATGGGCAGCCCAAAGAAATTATCGATTCCCGCGTAGTAGCCTACCTTGGCGTCCGGCGCGTAGCCCAGCACGAAAAGCGAGGCGATGATGGCCCCGTTGACGCCGGTGCCGCCGAAAGCCTTTTGCGCATTATGGCCGATCAGAATACTCAGAAAGGCGAAGAGCCCCTTGCTGAATATCTTCATATAACCAATGGCGCTAATCAGCCAGGGGCTGGGGGACTCGGCGCCAAGCACCAGACTCTGCTCCAGCAGGGTGGCGATCCCCAGCAGCAGCCCGGCGGCAATGAAGCCAGGGATCAGCGGCGTAAAGATGGTGGCAAATTTGGTGAAAAAGTGATGAATCGCGCTGCTCTGTTTCGATTTGATCTGCTTTTTATTCTCTGAGGCGATCGATTTGAGATCCCTGGGGGCGTCCGCGCTTTCCGGCGCGGCGCGGCTGAGCAAGGCGTTCATCATTTCGGCGGCGGTTTGCGCCTTACCGGGACCAAGAACAATCTGTAATTGATCGTCGCCCTCAATCACGCCCATCACACCGTCAACGCGTTTCAGCGCATCGTGCTCAACCAACTCCCGGTCCGTCAGCGTTAAACGCAGCCGCGTCATACAGTTGCCGCAAAGCGTGATATTTCCGCCGCCGCCCACATGGACGAGAATCTGTTCGATCATTGCTTGGTTTATTTTAGCCATCGGTGTGATGTCCTGTATCCTGTAATGTCGAGCGGATAAAACCGTTGTTCCGCTGCAAAAGCGCCCCGGCGTCAGCGGCGGAAAGATTGGCCAGCACCATAACAATCGCCGTTTTACAGTGATTGCCGCACTCGCTCAGCGCGTCTTTGGCGCGCTGATGGCCGCATCCCGTCGCCTGCATAACGATGTTGATCTGACGCTGAACCAATTTGGCGTTGGTGGCTTCAACATCCACCATCAGGTTGCCGTACACTTTTCCGCTGCGGATCATCGATCCGGTGGTCAGCATATTGAGAACCAGCTTCTGCGCCGTCGCCGCCTTCATACGCGACGAACCGGTGACGACCTCCGCTCCCACGACCGGTTCGATGGCAATATCAGCCAGACGGCTCATTGCACTCTCCGGATTGCAGGTCAACGCGACCACCGTCGCGCCCAACGAACGGGCATAGCCCATCGCCCCCAGGACGTAAGGCGTGCGCCCGCTGGCGGCAATCCCTACCAGCACATCGCGGGAATTGAAATTCAGATCGCGTAAATCCTGCTCGCCCTGCGCCCCGTTATCCTCGGCATTCTCCACCGCCTGTAAGATCGCCGGGTGTCCGCCGGCAATCAGGCCGACGACCTGCCCGCGCGGCGTGCCATAAGTCGGAGGGCATTCGCTGGCGTCCAGAATTCCCAGCCGTCCGGAGGTACCGGCGCCGCAGTAAATCAGGCGGCCGCCCTGAGCGAAGGCGGCGCTAATGGCATCCACCGCCTGCGCCACCTGCGGCAGCGTTCGCTCTACGGCAAAGGCTACTTTTTTATCTTCACTATTAATTACTTTGAGCATCTCTAGCGTCGGCAGCGTATCGATGTTCTCGCTGGCCTGATTACGGCTCTCGGTCACCAGGGCGGATAAGTCTATTTTCATAAGCGGATTGCGTTATATTTGTACAGTGGATGGAATAATTTATACTTAAGTATGGACCAATAAAATAATATTTTATTCATATCGCTAATAAAGCCTCAAATTTTCACCCCACCCCTGCCCTCCCCTTCACAGGGGAGGGAGAAAGCCCAGCATTTTTAATGCGTTGGCCCCTCCCCCTGACAAGCGGGAGGGAGGAAGCCCAGCATTTTTAATGCGTTGGCCCCTCCCCTGACAAGCGGGAGCGAGAAAGCCCAGCATTTTTAATGCGTTGGCTCCGCCCCCTGACAAGCGGGAGCGAGAAAGCCCAGCATTTTTAATGCGTTGGCCCCTCCCCCTGACAAACGGGAGCGAGGAAGCCCAGCATTTTTAATGCGTTGGCTCCGCCCCCTGACAAGCGGGAGGGAGGAAGCCCAGCATTTTTGATGCGTTGGCTCCTCCCCCTGACAAGGGGGAGGGAGGAAGCCCAGCATTTTTGATGCGTTGGCTCCTCCCCTGACAAGGGGGAGCGAGGAAGCTCAGCATTTTTAATGCGTTGGCTCCTCCCCTGACAAGGGGGAGGGAGGAAGCCCAGCATTTTTGATGCGTTGGCTCCTCCCCCTGACAAGGGGGAGGGAGGAAGCCCAGCATTTTTGATGCGTTGGCTCCTCCCCCTGACAAGGGGGAGCGAGGAAGCTCAGCATTTTTAATGCGTTGGCTCCTCCCCCTGACAAGGGGGAGGCAGGGAGGGGGTTGCTAACGGCA
This window encodes:
- the murP gene encoding PTS N-acetylmuramic acid transporter subunit IIBC encodes the protein MAKINQAMIEQILVHVGGGGNITLCGNCMTRLRLTLTDRELVEHDALKRVDGVMGVIEGDDQLQIVLGPGKAQTAAEMMNALLSRAAPESADAPRDLKSIASENKKQIKSKQSSAIHHFFTKFATIFTPLIPGFIAAGLLLGIATLLEQSLVLGAESPSPWLISAIGYMKIFSKGLFAFLSILIGHNAQKAFGGTGVNGAIIASLFVLGYAPDAKVGYYAGIDNFFGLPIDPRGSIIGVLIATIMGAWVERMVRKFMPDNLDMILTSVITLLIMGAVTFVVIMPLGGELFKGMSWLFLNLNGNPIGSAVLAGLFLIAVMFGIHQGFVPVYFALMDAQGFNSLFPILAMAGGGQVGASIALFVRAKTGSVLRTQIKGAIIPGILGIGEPLIYGVTLPRLKPFITACLGGAAGGFFIGLVAYLGLPIGLNTVFGPSGIVSIPLMTSGQGIYAGILVYIAGLLVSYAAGFIFTWFFGSKNVDLS
- the murQ gene encoding N-acetylmuramic acid 6-phosphate etherase, yielding MKIDLSALVTESRNQASENIDTLPTLEMLKVINSEDKKVAFAVERTLPQVAQAVDAISAAFAQGGRLIYCGAGTSGRLGILDASECPPTYGTPRGQVVGLIAGGHPAILQAVENAEDNGAQGEQDLRDLNFNSRDVLVGIAASGRTPYVLGAMGYARSLGATVVALTCNPESAMSRLADIAIEPVVGAEVVTGSSRMKAATAQKLVLNMLTTGSMIRSGKVYGNLMVDVEATNAKLVQRQINIVMQATGCGHQRAKDALSECGNHCKTAIVMVLANLSAADAGALLQRNNGFIRSTLQDTGHHTDG